One genomic segment of Gossypium arboreum isolate Shixiya-1 chromosome 3, ASM2569848v2, whole genome shotgun sequence includes these proteins:
- the LOC108456062 gene encoding zinc finger CCCH domain-containing protein 15 isoform X1, producing the protein MQNDNVSTAYGDLAAGELNHHQNGGVYASSAANSSASLLALHHPRILMQQHQDMINRHSLCLSRFREAAKEAESLRQENTSLRSVNRDLNKQLNALIQASVQDHFASSDYNTAPFDLVNALEGLCFGGGVGEEEVSDMEGEVDVERVKLPKSISIRSNEYQKMMSKAGAASHRGKTRGLAQTSNASQQIRRAANVKQKVYVQGGKEEEELLELEVYNQGMLKTELCNKWQETGACPYGDHCQFAHSVEELRPVIRHPRYKTEVCRMVLTGDVCSYGHRCHFRHALTEQEKSVGHLKPQTR; encoded by the exons ATGCAAAACGACAATGTTTCAACCGCCTACGGTGACCTCGCAGCCGGAGAACTGAACCATCACCAGAATGGCGGAGTTTACGCTTCCTCCGCCGCCAACTCATCCGCCTCTCTCTTAGCTCTCCACCATCCCCGCATTCTCATGCAACAGCATCAAGATATGATCAACCGTCACAGCCTCTGCCTCTCGCGCTTCCGCGAAGCTGCAAAAGAAGCCGAATCACTCCGCCAAGAGAATACTTCTCTACGATCAGTCAACCGCGACCTCAACAAGCAACTCAACGCACTGATCCAAGCCTCTGTTCAGGATCACTTTGCATCCTCTGATTACAACACCGCGCCGTTTGATTTGGTGAACGCGTTGGAAGGACTTTGTTTCGGCGGCGGCGTAGGAGAGGAAGAAGTTTCTGATATGGAAGGTGAAGTGGATGTCGAGAGGGTTAAGTTGCCTAAGAGCATATCGATTAGATCTAACGAATATCAGAAGATGATGAGTAAAGCTGGAGCAGCGAGTCATCGTGGTAAAACTCGGGGACTAGCTCAGACTTCTAATGCTTCTCAACAGATCAGAAGAGCT GCGAATGTAAAGCAGAAGGTGTACGTGCAAGGAGGGAAGGAGGAGGAAGAGCTACTTGAACTGGAAGTATACAACCAGGGCATGTTAAAGACTGAGCTCTGCAACAAATGGCAAGAGACTGGTGCCTGTCCATATGGTGACCACTGCCAGTTTGCTCACAGTGTCGAAGAGCTCCGCCCTGTAATACGCCACCCTCGATACAAGACTGAGGTCTGCAGGATGGTCCTTACTGGTGATGTCTGTTCCTATGGCCATCGATGCCACTTTCGTCACGCACTTACTGAACAGGAGAAGTCCGTTGGCCACCTAAAGCCCCAAACCAGGTAA
- the LOC108456062 gene encoding zinc finger CCCH domain-containing protein 15 isoform X2: MQNDNVSTAYGDLAAGELNHHQNGGVYASSAANSSASLLALHHPRILMQQHQDMINRHSLCLSRFREAAKEAESLRQENTSLRSVNRDLNKQLNALIQASVQDHFASSDYNTAPFDLVNALEGLCFGGGVGEEEVSDMEGEVDVERVKLPKSISIRSNEYQKMMSKAGAASHRGKTRGLAQTSNASQQIRRAKVYVQGGKEEEELLELEVYNQGMLKTELCNKWQETGACPYGDHCQFAHSVEELRPVIRHPRYKTEVCRMVLTGDVCSYGHRCHFRHALTEQEKSVGHLKPQTR, from the exons ATGCAAAACGACAATGTTTCAACCGCCTACGGTGACCTCGCAGCCGGAGAACTGAACCATCACCAGAATGGCGGAGTTTACGCTTCCTCCGCCGCCAACTCATCCGCCTCTCTCTTAGCTCTCCACCATCCCCGCATTCTCATGCAACAGCATCAAGATATGATCAACCGTCACAGCCTCTGCCTCTCGCGCTTCCGCGAAGCTGCAAAAGAAGCCGAATCACTCCGCCAAGAGAATACTTCTCTACGATCAGTCAACCGCGACCTCAACAAGCAACTCAACGCACTGATCCAAGCCTCTGTTCAGGATCACTTTGCATCCTCTGATTACAACACCGCGCCGTTTGATTTGGTGAACGCGTTGGAAGGACTTTGTTTCGGCGGCGGCGTAGGAGAGGAAGAAGTTTCTGATATGGAAGGTGAAGTGGATGTCGAGAGGGTTAAGTTGCCTAAGAGCATATCGATTAGATCTAACGAATATCAGAAGATGATGAGTAAAGCTGGAGCAGCGAGTCATCGTGGTAAAACTCGGGGACTAGCTCAGACTTCTAATGCTTCTCAACAGATCAGAAGAGCT AAGGTGTACGTGCAAGGAGGGAAGGAGGAGGAAGAGCTACTTGAACTGGAAGTATACAACCAGGGCATGTTAAAGACTGAGCTCTGCAACAAATGGCAAGAGACTGGTGCCTGTCCATATGGTGACCACTGCCAGTTTGCTCACAGTGTCGAAGAGCTCCGCCCTGTAATACGCCACCCTCGATACAAGACTGAGGTCTGCAGGATGGTCCTTACTGGTGATGTCTGTTCCTATGGCCATCGATGCCACTTTCGTCACGCACTTACTGAACAGGAGAAGTCCGTTGGCCACCTAAAGCCCCAAACCAGGTAA